One window from the genome of Salvia splendens isolate huo1 chromosome 9, SspV2, whole genome shotgun sequence encodes:
- the LOC121746753 gene encoding protein ASPARTIC PROTEASE IN GUARD CELL 1-like, whose translation MKTMALLKSCITCLILSLLSITCSSSSSPHKHFQILDVSASLEQTRQIISPNSSPTITNHQPPPSSSNSLSLTLIPRSSLPSATTTINNYTALTLSRLARDQAHLQSLLSRLESPVKSGLSQDSGEYFARVGIGRPAAQLYMTIDTGSDITWLQCRPCLYCYPQSDPVFNPRASSTYKDLTCLSPQCVSLRASTCLAGGCLYQLLYGDGSITTGDFATETISFGTSGSVDNVAIGCGHGNIGLFSGAAGIMGLGGGNLSLSSQIKATSFSYCLVDRDSNSSSTLDFNSTRPADSVVAPLLRNPSTDVYRYVGMTGIRVGGEAVKFPASLLEMGSDGSGGVIVDSGTTVTRLRREVYGLVRDAFRNKTKELPAAGGYSLFDTCYDLSSLSEARIPTVAFEFGGGKTVALPARNTVIPVDGGGKFCLALAGSGKLSIIGNVQQQGMRVTYDFANNFIAFSPNKC comes from the exons atgaagacaATGGCCCTTCTTAAATCATGCATCACATGCTTAATCTTGTCTCTCCTCTCAATCACTTGCTCTTCATCATCATCTCCACACAAACACTTTCAAATTCTCGACGTCTCTGCTTCCCTAGAACAAACTCGGCAAATCATCTCTCCAAATTCCTCGCCCACCATTACCAATCAccagccgccgccttcttcctccaactctctctcactcactcTAATCCCTCGCTCCTCTCTCCCTtccgccaccaccaccatcaaCAACTACACCGCCCTCACGCTCTCCCGCCTCGCCCGCGACCAAGCCCACCTCCAGTCTCTCCTCTCCCGCCTTGAATCCCCCGTCAAGTCCGGACTCAGCCAAGACAGCGGCGAGTACTTTGCCCGCGTCGGAATTGGGCGCCCCGCCGCCCAGCTCTACATGACCATCGACACCGGCAGCGACATCACCTGGCTCCAATGCAGACCATGCCTCTATTGCTACCCGCAATCCGACCCTGTTTTCAACCCGCGAGCTTCTTCCACGTATAAGGATCTCACTTGCCTCTCGCCGCAGTGCGTCTCCCTTCGTGCCTCCACGTGCCTCGCCGGAGGATGTCTTTACCAG CTTTTATACGGAGACGGATCCATCACCACCGGAGACTTCGCCACTGAAACCATCTCATTCGGCACCTCCGGCTCCGTCGACAACGTGGCCATCGGCTGCGGCCACGGAAACATCGGTCTATTTTCTGGCGCCGCGGGCATTATGGGCCTAGGCGGCGGCAACTTATCACTCTCCTCTCAGATCAAAGCGACGTCGTTCTCGTACTGTTTGGTGGACCGCGACTCGAACTCGTCATCCACCCTAGACTTCAACTCAACCCGCCCGGCCGACTCGGTGGTGGCGCCGCTGCTCCGCAACCCCTCCACCGACGTCTACCGCTACGTGGGGATGACCGGGATCCGCGTCGGCGGCGAGGCAGTGAAATTTCCGGCGTCCCTGCTCGAGATGGGGAGCGACGGGAGCGGAGGCGTGATCGTGGACTCGGGCACGACGGTGACGCGGCTGCGGAGGGAGGTGTACGGGCTGGTGCGTGACGCGTTCCGGAACAAGACGAAGGAGCTTCCGGCGGCCGGAGGTTATTCTCTGTTCGACACGTGCTACGACTTGTCGTCGCTGTCGGAGGCGAGGATCCCGACGGTGGCGTTCGAGTTTGGAGGCGGGAAGACGGTGGCCCTGCCGGCGCGGAAcaccgtgattccggtggacgGCGGCGGGAAGTTCTGCCTGGCGTTGGCGGGGTCGGGGAAGCTGTCGATAATTGGTAATGTGCAGCAGCAGGGGATGCGTGTTACCTATGATTTTGCAAATAATTTTATTGCTTTTAGCCCTAACAAATGTTAG